One Bythopirellula goksoeyrii genomic window, AGTCTGTATTGCGCGCTACTCGACGTCGAGTCCTTACCGATGTCCGGCGTAGTTACTACCGGGCACTGGTAGCCCAACAACGCATAGAGACCGCTGATACACTGCTCCATGCTACCGGCGAAGCTGTCAAGGCATCGCAGAACCTCTTAGACGCTGAGGAGATCCCACTTGCAGGGCTCCTGCAAACGGAAGTCGAGCAGCAAAATGCCCAGATCGTACACCGCATTGCCGAGAACGAACTCACTGCCGCCTGGCAACAACTTTCTGCCGTCGTTGGCGATCTGGATCTGCCCCCCCAAAAACTCGCCGGTGATCCCAAGGTCTTGCCGAGTGAAATTGAGTGGGATGAAACCCTCTCGCGCATCACGACTTTGAGCCCCGAAATGGCAGCCGCTTTCGCCGAACTCTCACGATCTCGACGGGCGCTCACGCGTGCCTATGTCGAACCGGTTCCTGATATCAACACGCAATTCACGGTCCAGTACGACAATAGCACCGACTACACCATCGCCGGCATTCAAACCACAATTCCTTTGCCTATCTGGAACAAGAACCAAGGTGGCATTCGACAAGCCCAGGCGGAAATCAGTGTCGCCTCGCAAAACATCGACCGCGTAGCACTGGACCTAAAAAACCGCCTCGCAACAACTTTTCGTGAATACGCCAACGCCAGAGCCCAAGCGGAAACCTATGCCAACGAGATACTACCGCGAGCTAAGCAGACGTTTGATCTCGTACAACGTGGTTACTCCCTAGGAGAAGTCGGCTACCTCGATTCGCTCACTGCGCAGAAGACTCTCATGCAGACGAATCTCGCCTACCTCGACGCCCTCGGATCGCTCTGGCAAAGCTACATGAAAATCGATGGGTTGCTTCTTGAAGGAAGCCTTGTGCAAACCCCAGAATAATCCCTGCTCCCCTCCAGGCGATCGCAACTAAGTCGGGTAGACAAGGATCGTGGAACCTATATCCACCGACGGCAACCGAGCAGCGATGTACCCAGACCTACGACTGTGAGCA contains:
- a CDS encoding TolC family protein is translated as MARINRSSIWLLALLAGCASAPSEPIVLPAVSTLPTEATLAVEGSPIKQVDYTEDQPEVQQPTALLSETTPELLATPLGEEFNQDGLSVEAIEQLALANNPAVGLASAKVRALRGKYVQAGLPPNPTVGYSASEIGQDGRAGQQGGYAGQEFITAGKLDKNRAIVAAEIDKAESVLRATRRRVLTDVRRSYYRALVAQQRIETADTLLHATGEAVKASQNLLDAEEIPLAGLLQTEVEQQNAQIVHRIAENELTAAWQQLSAVVGDLDLPPQKLAGDPKVLPSEIEWDETLSRITTLSPEMAAAFAELSRSRRALTRAYVEPVPDINTQFTVQYDNSTDYTIAGIQTTIPLPIWNKNQGGIRQAQAEISVASQNIDRVALDLKNRLATTFREYANARAQAETYANEILPRAKQTFDLVQRGYSLGEVGYLDSLTAQKTLMQTNLAYLDALGSLWQSYMKIDGLLLEGSLVQTPE